One window of the Candidatus Zixiibacteriota bacterium genome contains the following:
- a CDS encoding hypothetical protein (Evidence 5 : Unknown function), translating to MEKINFRPEEVVWEITFACNMRCIHCGTSAGKKRADELTTDEALNLIDELTGLGTRHITLSGGEPLMREDWPLLAERIAKDGARPALITNGLLVNEEIVQKFERIGFDSIGVSFDGVEKTHNYIRQRNDSFGTAYGALKLMKGRIRACAVTQVSNINLGELYEIRKLLIDAGCPIWRIQMTTSTGRMKDHKDAILTLENYPKFIDTILDMRKMGGIEIDVGENIGYYGCKGAELLDGKIYLGCYAGAFAVGIESNGNIKGCLSMPEEFVEGNIRDTSFTEIWNRPDAFAYNRKFTQETAEGECRECRYLMLCRGGCANTSISATGKRADNPYCISRIERQNGLDCDDPEFVKADLALIKDLIEAENRAE from the coding sequence ATGGAAAAGATAAATTTCCGCCCCGAAGAAGTCGTCTGGGAAATAACTTTCGCCTGCAATATGAGGTGTATCCATTGCGGGACCTCCGCCGGAAAGAAACGGGCCGATGAATTGACGACGGATGAGGCGCTGAACCTGATTGACGAATTAACCGGGCTGGGTACGAGGCATATAACTCTTTCTGGCGGCGAGCCGCTGATGCGAGAAGACTGGCCCCTATTGGCGGAGAGAATTGCCAAAGACGGTGCGAGGCCGGCTTTGATAACAAATGGCCTGCTGGTGAATGAAGAAATTGTGCAGAAATTCGAAAGGATCGGTTTCGACAGCATCGGTGTAAGTTTTGACGGAGTCGAAAAGACCCACAATTATATCAGGCAGCGAAATGACAGTTTTGGGACCGCCTATGGCGCCCTCAAGTTGATGAAAGGCCGAATCCGCGCCTGTGCCGTAACCCAGGTTTCCAATATAAATCTGGGTGAGCTCTATGAAATCAGAAAACTCCTGATCGATGCCGGTTGTCCGATCTGGAGGATTCAGATGACCACTTCCACCGGCCGAATGAAGGACCACAAGGATGCCATTTTGACTTTGGAAAATTATCCTAAATTCATTGACACCATCCTGGATATGCGGAAAATGGGCGGAATTGAAATCGATGTCGGCGAAAATATCGGCTATTACGGCTGTAAGGGCGCGGAACTTCTGGACGGAAAAATATATCTGGGATGCTATGCCGGGGCGTTTGCGGTCGGCATTGAATCCAACGGCAATATAAAAGGGTGTCTGTCGATGCCGGAGGAATTTGTCGAGGGAAACATACGGGATACGTCATTCACCGAAATCTGGAATCGTCCCGATGCCTTTGCCTATAACCGCAAATTTACTCAAGAAACTGCCGAAGGCGAATGCCGGGAATGCCGCTATCTGATGCTTTGCCGCGGCGGCTGCGCCAATACATCGATTTCGGCGACCGGCAAGAGGGCCGACAACCCCTATTGTATCTCCCGAATCGAACGGCAGAACGGCCTAGACTGCGATGATCCTGAGTTTGTCAAGGCTGACCTGGCGCTCATAAAAGATTTGATCGAAGCGGAGAATCGGGCCGAATAG
- a CDS encoding putative Radical SAM/SPASM domain Clo7bot peptide maturase (Evidence 3 : Putative function from multiple computational evidences) — MRVSQYNHFQPWDEGHYLAYNSRTGGVALMTAENFSLYQNLAKKIINGDVAGFTPEETELLRQLEIGAFVYQGDYDELEDIRLRHNMARYEKTVLGLSFAPTMACNMACSYCYEDNKKGRMSPEVIQKIVKLVESQAVSLARLEIGWFGGEPLLAMDIIEDLTKSFFKIQSEHKFEYVSMVITNGYLLNRENVDRLAKMGVGTAQVTLDGPARHHNRTRPLKNGRGSFDTIIENLKYATEKMLISIRVNVDKNTTDEIIEELLQELDRAGLRERLAINFGHIVATTPACSNIAESCLNIAEFSKAEVGYYNLLLKNGFMIGKLPMPTNITCIAQQINSFLIDPEGRVFKCLDNIGNPAKAIGFVDNEFDFGHRNFTDLFRFDPFNNETCRACHLLPVCLGGCPAKRINDVFTDEECCASWKHNLQPMLELIAHSKQQQALLPQRS, encoded by the coding sequence ATGCGCGTATCGCAATATAACCATTTTCAACCCTGGGATGAGGGCCATTATCTTGCGTATAATTCCCGGACCGGCGGAGTCGCTCTGATGACCGCCGAAAATTTCTCCCTCTATCAAAATCTGGCAAAAAAAATTATTAACGGTGATGTCGCCGGCTTCACTCCCGAAGAGACCGAGCTTTTGAGACAATTGGAAATCGGAGCTTTTGTCTATCAAGGAGATTATGATGAGCTTGAGGATATCCGCCTCCGCCACAATATGGCCCGCTATGAGAAAACTGTCCTCGGCTTATCGTTCGCCCCGACCATGGCCTGCAATATGGCGTGCAGTTATTGCTATGAAGATAATAAGAAGGGACGAATGTCTCCGGAGGTCATTCAGAAGATTGTCAAGTTGGTTGAGAGCCAGGCCGTCAGCCTCGCCCGTCTGGAAATCGGCTGGTTTGGTGGCGAACCGCTTTTGGCCATGGACATTATCGAAGATCTCACTAAATCTTTCTTCAAGATTCAAAGCGAACATAAATTTGAATATGTTTCGATGGTCATAACCAACGGTTACCTTCTGAACAGGGAAAATGTTGATCGTCTCGCCAAAATGGGAGTAGGAACGGCCCAGGTCACCCTCGACGGCCCGGCGCGGCATCACAATCGAACTCGACCCTTGAAAAATGGCCGGGGATCTTTCGATACTATTATCGAAAATTTAAAATATGCGACCGAGAAGATGCTTATCAGTATCCGTGTCAATGTCGACAAAAACACCACCGATGAAATAATAGAAGAATTGCTCCAGGAACTTGACCGGGCCGGATTGAGAGAACGCCTGGCGATCAATTTTGGCCATATCGTAGCCACTACCCCGGCCTGCTCCAATATCGCCGAATCGTGCCTTAACATAGCTGAATTCTCAAAGGCCGAAGTCGGATATTACAACCTGTTGCTTAAAAACGGTTTTATGATCGGTAAACTGCCGATGCCGACCAATATTACCTGTATCGCTCAGCAGATCAATTCGTTCCTGATTGATCCGGAAGGACGAGTCTTCAAATGCCTTGATAACATAGGTAATCCGGCCAAAGCAATCGGTTTTGTAGATAATGAATTCGATTTTGGACATAGGAATTTTACCGATCTCTTTCGTTTTGATCCTTTTAACAATGAAACCTGTCGCGCCTGCCATCTGCTGCCGGTATGTCTTGGCGGATGCCCGGCCAAGCGAATAAATGATGTTTTCACCGACGAGGAGTGCTGCGCCTCCTGGAAACATAACCTGCAGCCGATGCTGGAACTGATAGCCCACTCCAAGCAACAGCAAGCCTTATTACCTCAAAGGAGTTGA
- a CDS encoding putative multidrug export ATP-binding/permease protein YgaD (Evidence 3 : Putative function from multiple computational evidences) — protein MMAKIKRLLRYLKPYWKVELGAFLVMAVISVLSLALPAAIQYLIDNLIPSLAAGEDAAAKIHKVVLFALFLIGVYLVQIFLGWLRDYTSAYVGAHLIADLRSQLFDHLQRLSLTFFQKHQVGEMMSRLLSDVGQIQGLFSFTLLVFLTNILLLMAVLIYLLTINPVMTLIAIIPVPLTILLTHFFGKKLNTLMRKLQETTASLSARFQESFLSIKTVKSFGQESHEKNKTDNILNGMTGLYIKNSVVNSLATNMVHFINMLGPIIVLSWGTYLIAGGSMKLGALMAFYILLTYLYSPIQDLASVNIQFQTAMASVDRVFEYLDLPPNIEEISAPVILEHPRGAVDFKDVFFAYEENSFKMEHFNLSIRSKEKLAIVGPSGSGKTTIVNLLMRFYDPNSGSVKIDGIDLKQLSLRSLHRHVSLVDQEPLLFRATIFDNITYARQDATQKEVEEAARVANIHDFISGLNGGYQSEVGERGVTLSGGEKQRVCLARAVLTNPAILILDEATSALDSRSEHLIQEALNQILIDKTAIIIAHRLATVQHADRIILIEDGRIIDEGRHDDLIVRSPLYRELAQKQLRA, from the coding sequence ATGATGGCCAAAATTAAAAGACTGTTGCGCTACCTCAAGCCGTACTGGAAAGTGGAACTCGGGGCTTTTCTGGTAATGGCCGTCATTTCTGTCCTTTCTCTGGCCCTGCCGGCGGCCATTCAATATTTAATCGATAATCTCATTCCGTCACTCGCCGCCGGCGAAGATGCCGCCGCCAAAATCCATAAGGTGGTTCTATTCGCTCTCTTCTTGATCGGTGTCTATCTGGTCCAGATATTCCTGGGGTGGCTGAGAGACTACACTTCGGCATATGTCGGTGCCCACTTGATTGCCGACCTGCGCTCGCAACTTTTCGATCACCTGCAGCGCCTCTCCCTCACGTTCTTTCAGAAGCACCAGGTGGGTGAAATGATGTCCCGGCTGCTTTCCGATGTCGGTCAGATTCAGGGACTCTTTTCCTTCACCCTGCTGGTTTTCCTTACCAATATCCTTTTGCTTATGGCCGTCCTGATTTATCTTCTCACCATAAATCCCGTCATGACTCTGATTGCCATTATCCCGGTTCCCTTGACCATCCTTTTGACCCACTTCTTCGGCAAGAAACTCAATACTTTGATGAGGAAATTGCAGGAAACCACGGCGTCGCTTTCGGCCCGTTTTCAGGAAAGCTTTCTCTCGATAAAAACCGTCAAATCTTTCGGCCAGGAGAGCCACGAAAAAAATAAAACCGATAATATTCTTAACGGTATGACCGGGCTGTATATAAAGAACAGTGTCGTTAATTCCCTCGCAACCAACATGGTTCATTTCATCAATATGCTCGGACCCATTATTGTTCTTTCCTGGGGAACTTACCTCATCGCCGGCGGATCAATGAAACTCGGCGCCCTCATGGCATTCTATATTCTTCTGACTTATCTTTATTCCCCCATTCAGGATCTGGCTTCGGTAAACATCCAGTTTCAGACGGCCATGGCCTCGGTCGACCGTGTCTTTGAATATCTCGACCTGCCCCCCAATATTGAAGAAATATCTGCGCCCGTCATACTTGAACACCCCAGGGGCGCGGTGGACTTTAAAGATGTCTTCTTTGCTTATGAGGAGAATAGTTTCAAGATGGAGCATTTCAATCTCTCGATCCGCTCCAAAGAGAAACTGGCCATTGTCGGTCCCTCCGGTTCGGGCAAGACTACCATTGTGAATCTCCTGATGCGTTTCTATGACCCGAATTCAGGTTCAGTGAAGATCGATGGCATTGATCTGAAACAGCTTTCCCTCCGGTCGCTTCACCGGCATGTGAGTCTTGTTGATCAGGAGCCCCTCCTTTTTCGGGCCACTATTTTCGACAATATCACCTATGCCAGGCAGGATGCCACTCAGAAGGAAGTGGAAGAAGCGGCCCGGGTCGCCAATATTCATGATTTCATTTCGGGACTGAACGGCGGGTATCAAAGCGAAGTCGGCGAGCGGGGCGTTACTCTATCCGGCGGCGAAAAACAGCGGGTCTGTCTGGCGCGAGCGGTTTTAACAAATCCTGCCATACTGATTCTTGATGAAGCCACCTCGGCTCTCGATTCCCGCTCGGAGCACCTGATACAGGAAGCATTAAACCAAATCTTGATTGACAAGACCGCAATCATCATCGCTCATCGCCTGGCGACCGTTCAACATGCCGATCGCATAATATTAATTGAAGATGGCAGAATTATAGATGAGGGCCGTCATGATGACCTCATCGTCCGTTCTCCCCTGTACCGTGAATTGGCCCAGAAGCAATTGCGGGCTTGA